A single window of Flavobacterium sp. 140616W15 DNA harbors:
- the glmS gene encoding glutamine--fructose-6-phosphate transaminase (isomerizing): MCGIVGYIGYREAYPIVIKGLKRLEYRGYDSAGVMLYDGEAIKLCKTKGKVSDLEAKANEGFTTNGTIGIGHTRWATHGVPNDVNSHPHLSNSGDLAIIHNGIIENYAPLKEELKKRGYVFHSDTDTEVLVNLIEEVQKQENLKLGKAVQVALNQVVGAYAIAVFDKKNPNEIVAARLGSPLAIGVGEGEYFVASDASPFIEYTSNAVYLEDGEMANIRLHKPIKIRKIKDDSLVDPYIQELQMNLEQIEKGGYDHFMLKEIYEQPSVIKDTYRGRLHANEGIVQLAGVEDNLEKFLNADRIIIVACGTSWHAGLVAEYIFEEFARIPVEVEYASEFRYRNPIINKTDVVIAISQSGETADTMAAIKLAKEHGAFVFGVCNVVGSSISRETHAGAYTHAGPEIGVASTKAFTTQITVLTMIALRLAKAKGTLSSSDFHRYLQELELIPDKVKEVLETNDVAKEIAGVFKDSPNCLYLGRGYNFPVALEGALKLKEISYIHAEGYPAAEMKHGPIALIDEHMPVIVIAPKQGHYDKIVSNIQEIKSRSGKIIAVVTKGDTQVRELADYVIEIPETSDALSPLITTIPLQLLSYYIAVMRGCNVDQPRNLAKSVTVE, from the coding sequence ATGTGTGGAATTGTTGGATATATTGGATATAGAGAGGCGTATCCTATTGTAATTAAAGGGCTAAAACGACTTGAATATAGAGGTTATGATAGTGCTGGAGTTATGTTATATGATGGAGAAGCAATTAAACTTTGTAAAACAAAAGGTAAAGTTTCGGATCTTGAAGCTAAAGCCAATGAAGGTTTTACAACAAACGGAACTATAGGAATAGGACATACACGTTGGGCAACACATGGTGTTCCTAATGATGTGAATTCACATCCTCATTTGTCTAATTCTGGAGATTTGGCAATAATACATAATGGTATTATCGAAAATTATGCTCCACTTAAAGAAGAATTAAAAAAAAGAGGGTATGTTTTTCATTCAGATACAGATACTGAGGTATTGGTAAATTTGATTGAAGAAGTTCAGAAACAAGAAAATCTTAAATTAGGGAAGGCAGTACAAGTTGCATTAAATCAAGTTGTAGGTGCTTATGCTATTGCGGTATTTGATAAAAAGAATCCTAACGAAATTGTTGCAGCTAGATTGGGTAGCCCATTGGCAATTGGAGTTGGTGAGGGTGAATATTTTGTTGCATCAGATGCTTCGCCATTTATTGAATATACCTCAAATGCAGTTTATTTAGAAGATGGAGAAATGGCTAACATTAGATTGCATAAGCCTATTAAGATCAGAAAGATTAAAGATGATTCATTAGTAGATCCTTATATTCAGGAGCTTCAAATGAATTTAGAGCAAATTGAAAAAGGTGGTTATGACCATTTCATGCTTAAAGAAATATATGAGCAACCTAGTGTTATAAAAGATACTTACAGAGGAAGACTTCATGCAAATGAAGGAATTGTTCAGTTAGCTGGTGTTGAAGATAATTTAGAGAAATTTCTTAATGCCGACAGAATAATTATTGTTGCTTGCGGTACTTCTTGGCATGCAGGTTTAGTTGCAGAATATATCTTTGAGGAATTTGCCCGAATTCCTGTAGAGGTTGAATATGCTTCAGAATTTAGATACCGTAATCCTATTATCAACAAAACAGATGTGGTTATAGCAATTTCTCAATCTGGAGAAACTGCAGATACTATGGCAGCTATTAAATTAGCAAAAGAGCATGGAGCATTTGTATTTGGTGTTTGTAATGTTGTAGGTTCTTCTATTTCTAGAGAGACTCATGCAGGCGCTTATACGCATGCAGGTCCTGAGATTGGTGTGGCTTCTACAAAAGCGTTTACGACTCAGATTACTGTGTTAACGATGATTGCTTTGCGTTTGGCAAAAGCAAAAGGAACATTGTCTAGTTCAGATTTTCATAGATACTTGCAAGAGCTTGAACTTATCCCGGATAAAGTAAAAGAGGTTTTGGAAACAAATGATGTTGCCAAAGAAATTGCAGGAGTCTTTAAGGATTCTCCAAATTGTTTGTATTTAGGAAGAGGTTATAATTTTCCTGTAGCACTTGAAGGAGCTTTAAAGCTTAAAGAAATCTCATACATTCATGCAGAAGGATATCCTGCTGCAGAAATGAAGCACGGACCAATTGCTTTAATTGATGAGCATATGCCGGTAATAGTAATTGCACCTAAGCAAGGACATTACGATAAAATTGTAAGTAATATTCAGGAAATAAAATCCAGAAGTGGAAAAATTATTGCAGTAGTAACTAAGGGTGATACGCAAGTACGTGAATTAGCAGACTATGTGATTGAAATTCCTGAAACATCTGATGCTTTATCGCCATTAATAACTACTATTCCATTGCAATTGTTATCTTATTATATAGCAGTTATGAGAGGTTGTAATGTTGATCAACCAAGAAACTTGGCTAAGTCGGTTACTGTAGAATAA
- a CDS encoding glycogen/starch synthase, which yields MKDKRILYVSSEVVPYLAENEVSLMSYDVPKMINDQGGQIRIFMPRYGNINERRHQLHEVIRLSGMNLVVNDLDMPLIIKVASIPKERIQVYFIDNDEYFKRKATFTDEEGVMYPDNDERAIFFAKGVVETVKKLNWVPDIIHVHGWMAAMLPIYMKHYYKHEALFSETKIVTSVYTQSFDETLDPEMIKKVKFDGVSHEAVSDLEIPNYENILKASILHSDAVIIASNNLSSSLTKFIESSGKPFLPFVPKDAFAEAYTNFYKNEVL from the coding sequence ATGAAAGATAAGAGGATATTGTATGTATCATCTGAAGTTGTGCCTTATTTAGCTGAAAATGAGGTTTCTTTAATGTCTTATGATGTGCCAAAGATGATTAACGATCAAGGCGGGCAAATAAGAATTTTTATGCCAAGGTATGGGAATATCAATGAAAGAAGACACCAGTTACACGAAGTTATTAGACTTTCTGGAATGAATTTGGTAGTGAACGACTTAGATATGCCATTGATTATTAAGGTAGCATCTATTCCTAAGGAAAGAATTCAGGTTTATTTTATAGATAACGATGAGTACTTTAAGAGAAAAGCTACTTTTACAGATGAAGAAGGCGTAATGTATCCAGATAATGACGAAAGAGCGATCTTCTTTGCTAAAGGGGTTGTTGAAACCGTGAAAAAATTAAATTGGGTTCCAGATATAATACATGTTCATGGATGGATGGCAGCAATGTTGCCTATATATATGAAACATTACTATAAACATGAAGCTTTATTTTCTGAAACAAAAATTGTTACTTCTGTTTATACGCAATCGTTTGATGAGACACTAGATCCTGAAATGATTAAGAAGGTTAAGTTTGACGGGGTTTCACATGAAGCCGTTTCAGATTTAGAGATTCCAAATTACGAAAATATCTTAAAAGCGAGTATTCTTCATTCAGATGCGGTAATAATTGCCTCAAACAATCTGTCTTCAAGTTTAACAAAATTTATAGAATCTTCGGGAAAACCTTTTTTACCTTTCGTCCCAAAAGATGCATTCGCAGAGGCGTATACAAATTTTTATAAAAACGAGGTTCTTTAA
- a CDS encoding G-D-S-L family lipolytic protein, with amino-acid sequence MIKNFKWLLLVSLAFVACNNDDEDTTPAEVPITPGSAVFTKYIALGDSFAAGYSDGALFAKGQQGSYANVLSQQFAPAGGGAFTTPLMQDNIGGLLFGGNVILGPRLYFNGVGPVPVSGKPTTEVTTHLTGAFNNMGVPGAKSFHLLAAGYGNVAGVPSGAANPYFARFASSSTATILGDAVAQKPTFFSLFIGGNDVLSYAISGGVGKNQKGNMNPATYGSNDITDPTVFASVYASLIDGLMLSGAKGVVANLPNVSALPYFTTVPYNPVPLTKDLAAQLNAGYATYNGGLKAMVANKLLTEEEAVRRTIKFVEGNNAVVIDDSYLTNLTGYGIPSYRQATKGDFMVLIARNFIGTAVGGDPTKVNGLSVPLADSWVLSKDEVAEVVLATNAYNDAIKAVADSKGLALVDTRAVMAQLSNGGINFGNFNMTSAFVTGGAFSLDGIHPSARGYGLIANIFVDAINAKYNSTLRHVDLGNYPIQYPAIIK; translated from the coding sequence ATGATAAAAAATTTTAAATGGCTATTATTGGTTTCATTGGCCTTTGTAGCATGTAATAATGATGATGAAGATACAACACCTGCTGAAGTTCCAATCACACCTGGTTCGGCAGTGTTTACAAAATATATTGCTTTGGGAGATTCATTTGCGGCAGGATATAGTGATGGCGCTTTGTTTGCAAAAGGACAGCAAGGCTCGTATGCTAATGTATTATCGCAACAGTTTGCGCCCGCTGGGGGTGGGGCTTTTACTACGCCATTAATGCAGGATAATATTGGAGGTTTATTGTTTGGAGGTAATGTGATTTTAGGACCTCGACTATATTTTAATGGGGTTGGGCCAGTTCCCGTAAGTGGTAAGCCAACAACTGAGGTAACTACTCATTTAACAGGGGCGTTTAATAATATGGGAGTACCAGGGGCAAAAAGTTTTCATTTGCTAGCTGCTGGGTATGGCAATGTAGCAGGTGTGCCTTCGGGAGCGGCAAATCCGTATTTTGCTCGCTTTGCAAGCTCGTCTACAGCTACTATTTTAGGAGACGCTGTAGCGCAAAAACCAACTTTTTTCTCTTTGTTTATTGGAGGAAACGATGTTTTAAGCTATGCAATATCTGGAGGAGTGGGGAAAAATCAAAAAGGAAATATGAATCCAGCAACATATGGTAGTAATGATATTACAGATCCGACTGTGTTTGCAAGTGTTTATGCTTCTTTGATAGATGGTTTAATGTTAAGTGGAGCTAAAGGGGTTGTGGCAAACTTACCAAATGTAAGTGCGTTGCCGTATTTTACAACGGTGCCTTACAATCCGGTACCATTAACGAAAGATTTAGCAGCGCAATTAAATGCAGGATATGCAACTTATAATGGAGGATTGAAAGCTATGGTTGCTAATAAATTATTAACGGAAGAAGAGGCTGTTCGCAGAACAATAAAATTTGTGGAAGGAAATAATGCTGTGGTTATTGATGATAGTTATCTTACTAATCTTACAGGTTATGGAATTCCGTCATATAGACAAGCGACAAAAGGAGATTTTATGGTGCTTATTGCTCGAAATTTTATAGGTACCGCTGTTGGTGGGGATCCGACAAAAGTAAATGGTCTTTCGGTTCCTTTGGCAGATAGTTGGGTTTTATCAAAAGATGAAGTTGCAGAGGTTGTTTTAGCAACTAATGCTTATAATGATGCTATCAAGGCGGTTGCAGATTCAAAAGGATTAGCATTAGTAGATACAAGGGCAGTTATGGCGCAATTGTCTAATGGAGGTATTAATTTTGGAAATTTTAATATGACTTCTGCTTTTGTAACAGGAGGAGCTTTCTCTCTTGATGGTATTCATCCAAGTGCTAGAGGATATGGTTTAATAGCAAATATTTTTGTAGATGCTATTAATGCAAAATATAATTCTACATTGCGACATGTTGATTTGGGAAATTATCCAATTCAATATCCAGCAATAATAAAATAA
- the panD gene encoding aspartate 1-decarboxylase yields MQIQVVKSKIHRVKVTGADLNYIGSITIDEALLDASNMIEGEKVAIVNINNGERFETYAIKGERNSGEITLNGPAARKVQKDDIIIIISYATLEFEEAKTFKPWIVFPNENDNSLT; encoded by the coding sequence ATGCAAATTCAAGTAGTAAAATCAAAAATACACCGCGTTAAAGTAACTGGAGCCGATCTTAATTATATTGGCAGCATTACTATTGACGAAGCCTTACTAGACGCCTCAAACATGATTGAAGGCGAAAAAGTGGCAATTGTTAATATTAATAATGGAGAACGTTTTGAAACGTACGCCATTAAAGGAGAACGAAATTCGGGCGAAATAACCCTTAATGGGCCTGCAGCAAGAAAAGTACAAAAAGATGATATCATCATTATCATTTCTTATGCAACATTAGAGTTTGAAGAAGCCAAAACCTTCAAGCCATGGATTGTTTTCCCTAATGAAAATGACAATTCGTTAACATAA
- a CDS encoding TraB/GumN family protein — MLDYAYTNDEMISMLTESVKDGSIPLIDDYKAENIEAIYNRTTGEKFMNERTREEMLDKRNSNWVNQIPELMKNKSTFIAVGAAHLAGEQVVINLLKKAGYKVKSVMK; from the coding sequence ATTCTTGACTATGCTTATACAAATGATGAAATGATTTCGATGTTGACAGAATCTGTAAAGGATGGATCTATTCCTTTAATAGATGATTATAAAGCAGAGAACATTGAGGCTATTTACAACAGAACTACGGGCGAAAAGTTTATGAACGAAAGAACAAGGGAGGAAATGTTGGATAAAAGAAATAGTAATTGGGTAAATCAAATACCTGAATTAATGAAAAATAAATCTACGTTTATAGCAGTTGGAGCCGCGCATTTGGCTGGAGAACAAGTAGTGATTAATTTATTGAAAAAGGCAGGGTATAAGGTTAAATCGGTAATGAAATAG
- a CDS encoding alpha/beta hydrolase — protein MKKVYLLLLFISITAFSQRKTETINSIPLGEARTITVELPASYETNKTRKYPVLYLFDGEYLLDPFSGALKYGAYWDDLPETIIVAIHQNKNDEREDDSTFDGINGLPFEKGAKFFEFVAGEVISKVEKNYRTAPFRIIAGHGVTAGYLNFFLYKEVPLFNAYISMSPELATQMEVRVPEKFAKLKTPLFYYLSAADGDIKKTKEPIQKLDQNIKIANNPLINYKYDLFKNTTYYSAVLYAIPNALNQIFEAYKPINLTDYNDKIVILKSGYVDYLREKYDIITKTLGVEMPVRMNDYIAVETAILKNNAYDELGILAEIANTSYPKAMLGEYELGLMYEKMGDAKRASKKYQNASQMEPIGRLNKDLMYDKIDEMNDLIKKK, from the coding sequence ATGAAAAAAGTTTACCTACTGCTATTATTCATTTCTATTACCGCTTTTTCTCAAAGAAAAACAGAAACAATTAACTCAATACCATTAGGAGAAGCAAGAACAATAACAGTTGAATTGCCTGCTTCTTACGAAACCAATAAAACTCGAAAATACCCTGTACTTTATTTATTTGACGGAGAATATCTTCTAGATCCTTTTAGCGGTGCTTTAAAATATGGTGCTTATTGGGATGACTTACCAGAAACTATTATTGTAGCCATTCACCAAAACAAAAATGATGAGCGTGAAGATGATTCAACTTTTGACGGAATTAATGGTTTACCATTTGAAAAAGGAGCCAAGTTTTTTGAATTTGTTGCAGGTGAAGTAATTTCAAAAGTTGAAAAAAATTATCGTACTGCACCATTCCGAATTATTGCTGGTCATGGAGTAACTGCTGGCTATTTAAATTTCTTCTTATATAAAGAAGTACCATTATTTAATGCATACATTTCTATGAGTCCAGAGCTGGCAACTCAAATGGAAGTTCGCGTTCCTGAAAAATTTGCTAAATTAAAAACACCTCTATTTTATTATCTATCTGCTGCTGACGGAGATATTAAAAAAACCAAAGAGCCAATCCAAAAATTAGATCAAAACATTAAAATAGCTAATAATCCTTTAATAAATTACAAATACGATTTATTTAAAAACACTACTTATTATTCAGCCGTTTTATATGCAATACCTAATGCTTTAAATCAAATTTTTGAAGCCTATAAGCCTATAAATTTAACCGATTATAATGACAAGATTGTTATTCTTAAATCTGGTTATGTTGACTATCTAAGAGAAAAATATGACATAATCACAAAAACATTAGGTGTTGAAATGCCTGTTCGAATGAATGATTATATAGCTGTAGAAACTGCTATTTTAAAAAATAATGCATACGACGAATTAGGCATATTAGCGGAAATTGCCAATACTAGTTATCCTAAAGCAATGTTAGGTGAATACGAACTAGGATTGATGTACGAAAAAATGGGAGATGCAAAAAGAGCTTCTAAAAAATACCAAAACGCTTCACAAATGGAGCCTATTGGCAGATTGAACAAAGATTTGATGTACGACAAAATAGATGAAATGAATGATCTTATCAAAAAGAAATAA
- the atpD gene encoding F0F1 ATP synthase subunit beta, whose product MSKVIGKVAQIIGPVVDVVFNGKDVELPKIYDSLEITKKDGTLLVLEVQSHIGENTVRTISMDSTDGLSRGYEVVGTGNPIQMPIGPDVYGRLFNVIGDAIDGLGDLPKTGENGLSIHRQAPRFEDLSTSSEVLFTGIKVIDLIEPYSKGGKIGLFGGAGVGKTVLIQELINNIAKGHGGLSVFAGVGERTREGNDLLREMLESGIIKYGDDFMHSMENGGWDLSKVDMPGMRESKATFVFGQMNEPPGARARVALSGLSIAEYFRDGAGTDQGKDVLFFVDNIFRFTQAGSEVSALLGRMPSAVGYQPTLATEMGAMQERITSTNKGSITSVQAVYVPADDLTDPAPATTFAHLDATTVLSRKIAELGIYPAVDPLDSTSRILTPQILGDEHYDCAQRVKEILQKYKQLQDIIAILGMEELSEEDKLSVSRARRVQRFLSQPFHVAEQFTGIPGVLVDIKDTIKGFNMIIDGELDHLPEAAFNLKGSIQDAIEAGEKMLAEA is encoded by the coding sequence ATGTCAAAAGTAATAGGAAAAGTTGCCCAAATCATTGGACCAGTAGTTGATGTCGTTTTCAACGGTAAAGATGTTGAACTTCCAAAAATTTATGATTCATTAGAAATCACTAAAAAAGACGGAACGTTATTAGTTCTTGAAGTACAATCTCACATCGGAGAAAATACAGTTCGTACAATATCAATGGACTCGACAGATGGTTTGAGCCGTGGATATGAAGTAGTTGGAACTGGAAACCCAATCCAAATGCCAATCGGTCCAGATGTATATGGTCGATTATTTAATGTAATTGGAGATGCAATTGATGGTTTAGGGGACTTGCCAAAAACAGGAGAAAATGGATTGTCTATTCACAGACAAGCTCCAAGATTCGAAGATTTGTCAACTTCATCTGAAGTATTGTTCACAGGTATTAAAGTAATCGATTTGATCGAGCCTTACTCAAAAGGGGGTAAAATTGGATTGTTCGGTGGTGCTGGTGTTGGAAAAACAGTATTGATTCAGGAGTTGATTAACAATATCGCAAAAGGTCACGGTGGACTTTCTGTATTCGCAGGAGTAGGAGAAAGAACACGTGAAGGAAATGACTTACTTCGTGAGATGTTAGAGTCAGGAATTATAAAATACGGTGATGATTTCATGCACTCTATGGAAAATGGAGGATGGGATTTATCTAAAGTAGATATGCCAGGAATGAGAGAGTCTAAAGCTACTTTCGTTTTCGGACAAATGAATGAGCCTCCTGGAGCTCGTGCACGTGTGGCACTTTCAGGATTATCTATCGCTGAGTATTTCCGTGATGGAGCAGGAACTGATCAAGGTAAAGACGTATTGTTTTTCGTAGATAACATCTTCCGTTTTACACAAGCAGGTTCTGAGGTTTCGGCTCTTTTAGGTCGTATGCCATCTGCGGTAGGATACCAACCAACATTAGCAACAGAAATGGGTGCGATGCAGGAACGTATTACATCTACAAACAAAGGTTCGATTACATCTGTACAAGCGGTTTACGTACCTGCGGATGATTTAACTGACCCGGCGCCAGCAACAACTTTTGCTCACTTAGATGCAACAACAGTATTGTCTCGTAAAATTGCTGAGTTAGGTATTTATCCTGCAGTTGATCCATTGGATTCAACTTCAAGAATCTTGACTCCTCAAATCTTAGGTGATGAGCACTATGATTGTGCACAAAGAGTAAAAGAAATTCTTCAAAAATACAAACAATTACAAGATATCATCGCGATTCTAGGTATGGAAGAATTATCTGAAGAAGATAAATTATCTGTATCAAGAGCACGTCGTGTACAACGTTTCTTATCTCAACCATTCCACGTAGCGGAGCAATTTACAGGTATTCCTGGAGTATTGGTTGATATTAAAGATACTATCAAAGGATTTAACATGATTATTGATGGTGAGTTAGATCACCTTCCAGAAGCAGCTTTCAACTTGAAAGGATCTATCCAAGATGCAATCGAGGCTGGAGAGAAAATGTTAGCAGAAGCTTAA
- a CDS encoding transglycosylase domain-containing protein → MKTKKQKIVLALKIAVILFIVVLIGAYFFRDALLHKAIAKVSDKMNNEYNSTFSVKTASFDGISGIKLSNVILVPKNADTLCNIHNIETSISLSHLLVGDIQIGTLKIDKGYIQLVKKGNIKNFDAFLKKDSANTSKNEKREYATYAYRIISKLLNLVPTDMKLENLIFKIDDNGKKAQIAINKLVLADKELETNLHVQTKTFDQRWNIKGFADPRNKKADIRFFNLDTGAIRVPYIDDRFNMLASFDSIRLNIENIKKSGSELHIDGYSSITNLKINHAKIASKDVIIKNARFDYRFLLGSDFISIDSTSTVQLNKIKLHPYVSYNTKSDTIYTLKVAIPKMKAQDFIVSLPDGLFTNFQGMEATGNFDYKLDFKFNKNKPNSLVFDSKLNKENLTITKYGQANLNKLNSEFVYRAIIKNVLQRPILVGAGNPNYTPIEQISPYLQKSVLTTEDPSFFSHRGFINEAFKQSILKNIRTKKFSRGASTISMQLVKNVFLTREKTLSRKLEEILLVYILENNRVVSKQRMLEVYFNIIEWGPNVYGIGEASRFYFQKSPADLSLDECLFLATIIPSPRKFTYQFNDQGNLKDYAIRNQKFLSNLMLRRGVITPEDTINRLPVYVSGHARSLLRIKAPDSTAVPIDSMSIDDEFDL, encoded by the coding sequence ATGAAAACAAAAAAACAAAAAATAGTATTGGCTCTCAAAATTGCAGTCATACTATTTATTGTCGTACTAATTGGTGCTTATTTCTTTCGAGATGCTCTTTTGCATAAAGCAATTGCAAAAGTATCAGATAAAATGAACAATGAATACAATAGTACGTTTTCAGTAAAAACAGCTTCATTTGATGGAATTTCAGGTATAAAACTATCCAATGTAATATTAGTTCCTAAAAATGCCGATACCCTTTGTAACATCCACAATATAGAGACAAGCATTAGCTTATCACATTTATTAGTAGGTGATATCCAAATTGGAACATTAAAAATCGACAAAGGTTATATCCAATTGGTAAAAAAAGGAAACATCAAGAATTTTGATGCTTTCTTAAAGAAGGACAGTGCCAATACATCTAAAAATGAAAAAAGAGAATATGCAACGTATGCTTACCGAATTATATCAAAACTATTAAATCTTGTTCCAACCGATATGAAGTTGGAAAATTTGATTTTCAAGATTGATGACAATGGTAAAAAAGCACAAATTGCAATAAACAAACTAGTCTTGGCCGATAAAGAACTTGAAACCAATTTACATGTTCAAACCAAAACATTCGACCAACGCTGGAACATAAAAGGCTTTGCTGATCCAAGAAACAAAAAAGCTGATATTCGATTTTTTAATCTTGATACAGGAGCAATTCGAGTGCCTTACATTGATGATCGTTTTAATATGCTGGCAAGCTTCGACTCTATCCGATTGAATATTGAGAATATTAAAAAAAGTGGAAGCGAACTCCACATCGATGGATATTCTTCTATAACCAATTTAAAAATCAACCATGCAAAGATTGCCAGCAAAGATGTAATCATAAAAAATGCTCGTTTTGATTATCGTTTCTTATTGGGTTCTGATTTTATCTCAATAGATAGCACCTCAACAGTTCAATTAAACAAAATAAAACTTCATCCTTACGTATCTTATAATACCAAATCGGATACTATTTATACCTTAAAAGTTGCTATTCCTAAAATGAAAGCGCAAGATTTTATTGTCTCGCTACCAGATGGTTTATTCACCAATTTTCAAGGAATGGAAGCTACAGGTAATTTTGATTACAAACTCGATTTCAAATTCAATAAAAACAAACCAAACAGTTTAGTTTTTGATAGTAAACTAAACAAAGAAAACCTTACAATCACTAAATACGGTCAAGCAAACCTCAACAAATTAAATAGTGAATTTGTGTATCGTGCCATTATAAAAAATGTATTACAGAGACCCATTTTAGTAGGTGCTGGAAACCCAAATTACACTCCTATTGAGCAAATTTCCCCGTATCTTCAAAAAAGTGTATTAACTACAGAAGACCCATCGTTCTTCTCACATCGCGGTTTTATTAATGAAGCTTTCAAACAATCGATTTTAAAAAATATTCGAACCAAGAAATTTTCTCGTGGTGCGAGTACGATTAGTATGCAACTGGTAAAAAATGTTTTCCTTACCAGAGAAAAAACATTATCTCGTAAACTCGAAGAAATTCTATTAGTTTACATCCTCGAAAATAATCGTGTTGTAAGTAAGCAACGTATGCTCGAGGTATATTTTAATATTATCGAATGGGGACCAAATGTATATGGAATTGGTGAAGCAAGCCGTTTTTATTTCCAAAAAAGTCCTGCCGACTTAAGCTTAGACGAATGTTTATTTTTAGCTACAATTATTCCGAGCCCAAGAAAATTCACATACCAATTTAACGATCAGGGTAATTTAAAAGACTACGCTATTCGAAATCAAAAATTTCTTAGTAATCTTATGTTGCGTCGCGGTGTTATAACACCCGAAGATACTATTAACAGACTACCTGTTTATGTTTCGGGTCATGCTCGTTCATTATTACGAATAAAAGCACCAGATTCTACAGCGGTTCCTATAGATTCTATGTCTATAGATGATGAGTTTGACCTTTAA
- a CDS encoding LytTR family DNA-binding domain-containing protein: protein MMTFQKIRSVIVEDELAAREVLKNYLSKYCPQVEVIGEAQNIKEAVPLLHEVQPQLVFLDVEMPFGNAFDVLEACKDLHFETIFVTAFSEYSLKALNQSAAYYLLKPISIEELIVAVNKVQHQIMNHEIFNRNKIIVENFRETKPEKQQVILPTLEGFEVVKMEKIVRLKGNGNFTDLYLNDGSKKMVCRFLKHFSEILPLPFIRVHKSHIINMNCVTSYNKGGIIMLNDGAEIEVSPTYKEDFLKNFK, encoded by the coding sequence ATGATGACTTTTCAAAAGATAAGAAGTGTAATTGTCGAAGATGAGCTTGCGGCTAGAGAAGTACTCAAAAATTATTTGAGTAAATATTGTCCACAGGTAGAAGTTATTGGGGAAGCACAGAACATAAAAGAAGCTGTTCCGTTATTGCATGAGGTACAGCCACAATTAGTTTTTTTAGATGTTGAAATGCCTTTCGGAAATGCTTTTGATGTCTTGGAGGCCTGCAAGGATTTACATTTTGAGACTATTTTTGTTACCGCTTTTTCTGAATATTCATTAAAAGCATTAAACCAAAGTGCCGCTTATTATTTGCTAAAACCTATAAGTATCGAAGAGTTGATTGTTGCAGTAAATAAAGTACAGCATCAGATTATGAACCATGAGATTTTTAATAGAAATAAAATTATTGTTGAAAATTTTCGTGAAACAAAACCAGAGAAACAACAAGTTATCTTACCAACATTAGAAGGATTTGAAGTGGTGAAGATGGAAAAAATTGTTCGCTTAAAAGGGAATGGAAATTTTACTGATTTATATTTGAATGACGGAAGTAAAAAAATGGTTTGTAGGTTCTTAAAACACTTTTCAGAAATTTTGCCTTTGCCATTTATACGAGTTCATAAATCGCATATCATTAATATGAATTGTGTAACATCCTATAACAAAGGAGGAATTATAATGCTAAACGATGGGGCTGAGATCGAGGTTTCTCCAACGTATAAAGAGGATTTCCTGAAGAATTTTAAGTAA
- a CDS encoding F0F1 ATP synthase subunit epsilon: MTLEIVSPEAKLFSGNVTSVTLPGVDGSFQILNHHAPIVSILEKGTIKIVATSFNFSKEVADKFTKVNDQTYTLDIVSGTIEMKDNKIIVLAD, translated from the coding sequence ATGACTTTAGAAATAGTATCACCAGAAGCAAAATTATTCTCAGGAAATGTAACTTCGGTTACTTTACCAGGGGTTGATGGAAGCTTTCAAATATTGAATCATCACGCTCCTATTGTTTCTATTTTAGAAAAAGGAACTATTAAAATTGTAGCGACAAGCTTTAATTTTTCTAAAGAAGTAGCGGATAAATTCACGAAAGTAAATGACCAAACTTATACTTTGGATATTGTGTCAGGTACTATCGAGATGAAAGACAATAAGATAATTGTTTTAGCTGACTAA